A part of Botrytis cinerea B05.10 chromosome 2, complete sequence genomic DNA contains:
- the Bcadk1 gene encoding Bcadk1 encodes MAPIGDDASQTLHDLVNKLESRVKELEDKLAHAAGGPAPAASESVRMILMGPPGAGKGTQAPKIKEKFSCCHLATGDMLRSQVAKKTPLGREAKKIMDQGGLVSDEIVIGMIKAELEGNSECKGGFILDGFPRTVVQAERLDAMLAERNQKLQHAVELQIDDSLLVSRITGRLVHPASGRSYHRVFNPPKADMKDDITGEPLVSRSDDNADALKKRLVTYHAQTAPVVGYYQKTGIWSGIDASQEPGAVWKSLLGVFDKQKGANGSILSKITGRS; translated from the exons atggCACCAATTGGCGATGATGCCTCGCAGACCCTCCATGACTTGGTCAACAAACTCGAGTCGAGGGTCAAGGAGCTCGAAGACAAGCTTGCGCATGCAGCTGGCGGCCCAGCACCAGCTGCTTCTGAGAGCGTTAGAATGATTCTTATGGGTCCTCCAGGTGCCG GCAAGGGAACTCAAGCTCCTAAGATCAAGGAGAAATTCTCATGCTGTCATTTG GCTACTGGAGATATGTTGCGATCACAAGTTGCGAAGAAGACACCATTGGGCCGGGAAGCTAAGAAGATCATGGATCAAGGTGGTCTCGTCAGCGATGAAATTGTTATTGGCATGATCAAGGCCGAACTTGAGGGCAACTCGGAGTGCAAGGGAGG ATTCATTCTTGATGGTTTCCCACGTACAGTCGTGCAAGCAGAGCGCTTGGACGCCATGCTTGCAGAGCGCAACCAAAAGCTACAACACGCCGTTGAACTTCAAATTGACGATAGTCTTCTTGTATCCCGCATTACTGGACGTTTGGTGCACCCAGCCTCAGGCCGATCGTATCACAGAGTGTTCAACCCACCTAAGGCAGACATGAAGGACGATATCACTGGTGAACCATTGGTCTCAAGATCCGACGACAACGCCGACGCTTTAAAGAAGAGACTTGTTACCTACCACGCTCAAACTGCCCCTGTCGTTGGTTATTACCAAAAGACCGGCATCTGGAGTGGAATTGACGCTTCACAAGAGCCTGGCGCCGTTTGGAAGTCACTCTTGGGTGTATTCGACAAACAAAAGGGTGCTAACGGTTCGATACTTAGCAAAATTACCGGTCGCTCTTAG